A stretch of DNA from Trueperaceae bacterium:
GGCGAGCACGAGTTCCTCGGCCTGCCCTGGATCACGCCGACGATCCTCATGGCGCCGGCCAAGGGCGAGGCGCAGCTCAACGTCATGCCCGACGAGGCGTACCTGGCCCTCGACGTCCGCACCGTGCCGGGGCAGGACCACGACGCTCTCGAGGAGGAGATCCGGTCCGTCGCGCGCGGGCTCGAGGCGGCCACGCCGCGTCTGCGGTTCGCCGTCGAGCGCTTCGAGTCGCGCCCCTGGACGTCCACGGACCCGCACGACCCGCTAGTAGCGGCCGTCGAGGCCGTCTACGAGCCGGTCCTCGGCACGCCGCCCCGCTACGGCGGCGTCCCCGGCGCCACCGACGGCACGTTCCTGTGGGCGTGGAAGGGCGTCCCGATCGTGACGATCGGGCCGGGCGACAGGACGATCCCCCACCAGGTGAACGAGTTCGTGAGGCTCCCTGACGTCGTGGCGGCCGCCCGCCTTTACGCCGCCGCGTCCGTGGCC
This window harbors:
- a CDS encoding M20/M25/M40 family metallo-hydrolase, which produces GEHEFLGLPWITPTILMAPAKGEAQLNVMPDEAYLALDVRTVPGQDHDALEEEIRSVARGLEAATPRLRFAVERFESRPWTSTDPHDPLVAAVEAVYEPVLGTPPRYGGVPGATDGTFLWAWKGVPIVTIGPGDRTIPHQVNEFVRLPDVVAAARLYAAASVAYLAS